The segment CAAAGAAGAGGTGATTTTCGCTTCATGATTCAGTACCGCTTCTTTTGCTGCATCTTCGCAGGCCCGGGTTATCTCGGCCGAACTGAGGTTATTTGCCGCTGCACTTATTTCATTCCATGCCAATTGGCCTGTATCGAACATTGATAGTCGATTTTCGACAAGTCGCTCTATTTGTTCTTGACCAGGCTTCTCGAAGCGAATGATGTCATCAAAACGGCGATAGAGCGCTTTGTCCAATAACTCGGGATGATTCGTAGCCGCAACGATAATGCTTTCCGAAGCATCTTGTTCAACAAATAGGAGAAAAGAATTCAGAACTCGTCTGATTTCTCCCACATCATTCTGCGCACCCCGCTGGGTACCGATCGCATCAAACTCATCAAAAAGATACACGGCTCTTGTTTGCTTTATATGGTCAAAAATCAAGCGGAGCTTTGCCGCCGTTTCCCCCATAAACCGAGTAATCAAACTATCTAGAACCACCGTATAGAGGGGCAGCTTTAGCTCGGTAGCTAAAGCTGCGGCAGACATGGTCTTCCCCGTACCAGGTGGGCCGGTAAATAACAACTTTCGACGAGGGAAAAGACCAAACTGAGACAGTTTATCCTTCTGCCGCTGCTCGAGTAGCACTTGCTCCAAACGAGTGCTTATGTCCTCAGATAGAACCAGTTCGTTTTTACGAACGGAAGCCGGAGTTAAATCGAGTAAGCCTTTCAATTCTCCTGCTGGCTGTTTTTTCAGCGGAGTTGGACTTCTTGCGGCGACGCCCAGCTTTGATGTCTTTTGGGAATTTTCTACTAGTGTCTTTAGCTCATTCGCTAGTTTGTGGTGGCCTTGACGAGCTTCTTTTGCAGCAACTTGCAAGGCAATAGAATAGAACCGCTGATCATCTCGGTCCGCGTGGCTCTTCAAAAGCGCCTTGATTTGCTCTGCCGTTGCCATATTTCAATCATTCCCCTGATCTGCAATAATACTCGGTCGGGCATCCAAAATGAACTAGATCTTTCATTATCAGCCTGTCTGAACCGTTAAGCTTTAACTCGGATTTGAGTAGTGTACAAAGTTACCTTTTGCCGATTTTTAGGCGGCGTATTGCCCAATATCAAAGCATCCTGTATCGCGTTGGGCGGCCTTGCTGTAAAGGTTGTCAGCCTACTGGCTGCAAGTGCTGACACATCCGAGGATGAGGAAACTGACATGCCCGCTGGGGCATTCAAAGGCGGGAATTTAAACTACCGAACAGGCAAGTTGGATGATGGCACCGACCCCTATGGCTGGTATTAGAAGAACTAATAGCTCCATCACCGTTTAATTCCTTTGCTCACGATCCCTTTCCCGACAGCTCCCCCTTGTTTACCTGACTCATGTACAGGGGCTCTCAATGGATTGGCCGCGTTATCCAGTGACCGGCCAACATTCACCCCTGCCCAAGCCATCATCCCACTCCATAACAACGGCAATCCCAGATAAAGACTGGTGGTGATCATATTCAGCAGCATGCGCTTGGCGTCGTGCTCACCTGGATTGGAGAAGATCTGCAGGAAGACGTTAACGTCGGGATACATGGACAGAATCAGGTTCTGATCCACCCACATGGCCAGGTACCAGAGTACCGTCCAGAATTTGATGGTGAAAATCGCCATGCCGGCGACCACCATCATGGCAATGGAGTAGCGGGATAAGACAACCACCAGCGGTAGCAATGCATAGATACCGAGCAGCATAATGGACTGTACCATGGGCAATGACTGCAGTACGGCGGTCATGGTGACGGAGAACAGGGCTGATGCGGTGATCACGCCACCGGTGGCGAGGCCTCCTTTGATGATACTTCCCGCGGTATTGAACAAACCTGAACCGGAGGCATTGTTTGCGACCAGCTCGTTGCTCGACCAGGAAGGCGGTGCGTTGGTAAGCACGGTTTTGGCGACGGCGTCATTTTGCCGCTCACCGGCCAGTGCGGGGGCAATGGCGACCACCAGACCGGAGAAACCGGCGGAGGTGGCATCCGCTTCACTGATCAGCTTCTCTCTTAAGCCGATCGCTGCATCTTCCCACCACTGCTTGCAGTAAGGTTTGCCCCAGGTTGGCGGTGCCATCGGATCGTACTCGGTATCCCTGGCTGCATTGTAGACCCAGCCGGTGATTTGGTTGGCCGGGCGCAAGGTGTCGTAGTAGCCTGGGATATCCCGGTAGACATGTGAGCCCATCCAGTCCGGGTCGTCGACGCCATAGGTGGCAAGGATACCGTTGATCGCCGGGGTATCCGGCCGCTCTGCCTGGTACCTGGAACGGGCCGGTATGTAACACTGGCTGAAAAAATCACTGACCTCCTGCCGCAGTCGCGGGTCGGCGATTGTGGCCAGGTGAGCCTGCTGCTCGAAGGTGCGCATATCCGCCACCGTTGGCAGGCCTTCGACGATAGCGTGGTTCAAACCCGAACTCAGCGCGATGACACCGTACCACCACACCGGAACATTGACGGTCGCGGCAGAGCCGGTAAACCCGGTGGTACCGTAGGTACTCTGGGGGGCCGCGACAGTTGCTGTGGTAGGTGTTGGATTGAGCAAGGTCGGTGGCGGCGAGTAGGACAGGGTTGCCGCATTGAGGGGTGTGAGGGCAGCGGGTTGCCCTGCGAGCACGACCACCAATAGCGCAATGAACAGCTCGATCTCCATACGCCGCAGTGACAGGCCGCTGGCATGTCCCACTTCCCCGCCCTGAGCCGGTTCCCGCCAGTTGTCGATCAGGATACCCAGGAACGGGAGATAGACGATCCCGGTACCGACCATCACATCCCACAGAATGCCGTAGAAGGCCCAGCCGAAGAGCGAGGTAAAGAGCTCCAGGTAGCTGTCGACACTCATCGGACGATCGGCCCTGCGGTCACACCGAGAAACTTCACCACTATCCCCTGCCCCAGCACCAGTTCGAGGATGACCAGCCAGGTGACGGCGCGCCAGCGAAACCGCTGTAACTGATTTGTCTGGGCAGAATTGATCTTTGCGGTTTTGGCAAAGCATTCGACGCCGGCATTCCAACCGAATGCCACCAGCGCAATCACTGTCCAACGGCCTAGCGTGAGTGATAGGCGCCAGGTGTCGATACGCTGTTGGATGGACTGCACAGAGTCGGTCTGTAACCGATGCATCAACCAATAGCCTACCAGTGCCGTCAGCAGCGCGGCCGCCAAGGTAGCGATCAAGAGACCCTTGCGCTGTGCCCGACTGTTATTGAACACGGCCGTCCCGCAACGGGTTCGGATCGAGGGTCGGTACTTCCGGCACGGTGAGAGAGCTCTGCCTTCTGGCCGCCGCGCGCTCGAGCAAAGTGGTAACGGTGTCCGAGACCACTTCTTTGCGCACACGGGTCTCAAACAGCAGATTTTCGATTTCCTTGTCGAGTTCCGCGATGGAGTTGTCCGCGTGTTCGCGGGCGACTTCGGTGGCATAGACTTCAGGTACTTGCCTGCCCGACAGTAACAATCGCCGTGCGAACAGTGCTTTCTCGACCGTGCGCGCGGTGCTGATTTCCGAGACCAGGCGACCCATGATCAGGCTCTGCTCCGAGACCGGCATTTCACGGATCGCTTCGATCACCTGGCGGGTGATGGCCACCCCGGGCGCAGTGATCTGTTCGAGGTTGTCCAGGGTCGGTGGTGTCGCGCCGCTGACCAGGTTCTGGATTTCGGTGGTGACAGTAGCGGACTCCTGGTAGAGCTTGGGTAACAGCCCCGTACCGGGAATGCTGTCTTTACGGCAGGTGTCGCAGGTGGTGACGATGTTCTCGCCCACCACATCGACTGTCCAATCACGGGCATCCGCCGGTGATGGCCAGATTTCCGACAGGCGCGTGGCCGATGCCACCGGCACTGGTGTCGTATCGGTGAGCGCTCTGTTCATATTGATGTTATAGCCGGCCTCGACGATATCACCGGTGAACTCCAGCACCGGTTGCCCACTGCCCCCGGCCTGACCGCCGATCCAGGGCACCCCGTTATCGCCGTTGGAGGATTCCACCGACTCTTTGGCGGTGACGGCATCATTGCCGCCAATCCCCATCTGCACCTTCCAGTCGTTGCCTTTGGACAAGGTGATCAGATCGGCATAGGGGTTCTTGCCCTGGGCGATCTCGGTCTCCATCACCTCACAGGACTTGGTGGCCAGCTGCATGGTTTCTTCGGCCTTGATCAGCGCGTTCTGAAAGAGATCGTACAAGCCGGGGTTGGCGCGCTGCAGGATCAAAGCCGGCAACGCAGCGATGGCGCTGGTCGCTGCGGCCGTCATCGCATTCATCATGTTATCCACACCGGCCCCGATGTCATTCAAAGTGTGAGTCACCGCCGCCACCGGATCGAATTTGCCGCAACTGTAACCGAGCCCCAATTGGGCGGAGCCGCCCAGGGTGACAGAGACCACCGAAGGATTGGCGGGTACGGAGACGGGCTCTGCTCCGCCGATTTCGTAATACCACAAACTGTCTTCGGTGGGGCCCTGAGCCGCGTGAACAACCTGACACACACTCATGACGCCAAACAACAATAGGGTACGAACAGATAGTTTCTCGCTCATGGTGGGTAATTGATCCAGTCGACGTTGAACAAAAAGATGCCGCGACCCTGGCAACAGCTGTAAGGGCGCCACAGATTCCAGGCATAGTCACCGTGGGGATCGACTCGACCTCCACCCCAGCCGGTTAGACTGGCCAGGTCATTGGTGCCAAATACCTTGCAGGTCGATTCCGCCCTGGGTAAAAGCATCTGCCACACGCCGGTGTCCGGATCGCCTTCAACCAGTGGTCCGGGCGGCCACACGCGCTGCCCTGAACTCGAACCACCGGTTATCGGTACGTAGATATGGGGTTGCCCCTGACGTGTGACGATGTCACCGGCGCGCTGGGCATTGATGGCCGCCGCCTTGGGTTCCTCCGCCTGCGTCGTCCAGCCGGTGCGCGGGTACACGCCGCCCCAGGTCTGCATTGGCCAGCTGCCGATCTCCCGCAAACCGGGTATCAGGCTCGCTGGGTAGAACATTTCCGGGATTTCCATCCGCCAGGAAAGTGCGTCCAATCCCGACTGGAAATACGGAAAGAAGGGTGTGGCTTGTGCGTTGCAGAGGGAACCGGTGCTGGCGATGATGCTCGACAGGGAGCTGACCGGATGGCCGATGACATCCGTTTCCCGAAAAATCAGGTTGCGATGATCCTTGTTGCCCTGCCCGCCTTCTGTTCTGTTGCCGGCACTGTCAATCGGTACAGCCAGCAAGCTGCCAAGCAAGCCGTTGGCGGCGGTTCGTTGTGCCATGCCCAGCGTATTGCGAATCTCTACCCAGGGATTGCCACCGAGCTCGTTGTAGGCACTCACCACCGCATCGGGCTGGTAATGCCCCACTTTGATCGAGGTACGCACGCTGCAGCCGGACAGGGTGCAGCGCAACCAGAAGCAAATCCCCACCGGCGTCCAACGCATACAGCTGAGCGCCGCCTGGGTAGTCTGCACAATAATTTCCGGTGTGGTAATAGAGCCCGCGTGACCGATCAGCGGCATCCACAGCAACAGGCTCAGCCAACCACGAGTCAGGGCCGCTATCATCGTTCTGCGCTCTCTGCCAGCCACCGCTGATAAAGCCGGGTTGCGGCATTGATGTCGGTTAAACCGTAGACCACAGCTTGACCATCGAAGACGATGGCCGGGTAACGATCGATACCGTACTGCCTTGCCTGCACCAATCCGTTGGCGGCGTTCTCCAGTTCAGTACTGAGCTGCAGGTCCATCCGCTGGTATCGCTTCAGAACCAGTTTTTTGGCGGACTCTGAATCCGCTGGCAGGTCATCGGAGAGCTCTTGCTGCAACCGGTTGATCCGATCGATTACAAAGACGGTCGTGTTGTCATTTCCAGATACAACCTGACGTCTCGAATCGGTGAATACCTCGATCGTCGGCTCTTTCAGTAGGGTCCTCTCGCCGGCCTGCACAGGCGCACAAAGTGTTCCTGTTAGAAGCAACGAGATAATGCATTGAGCTTTTACGACATTCACTGACAATCGTCCAACCCGGGATGGCATTGAGGAAGGCACCATCCTGCGCGATTACGGGTTAGGCAAAAATGGTTTATTCAGACAGGGGGAGTCGCCCTTTTCCTCAGCCGGAGCAAACCGTCGATCTGCGTAGGAATTGGAGCGAAGGAAAGGAAATGGGGAGAGCGCAGAATTACCCAGAAAGTCAGATGATTTCCCGCTCACTCAGATGGCGAGCGGGGACCATGCGTTTGTGAAGCACGGCGAAGACTACGAGCTGCT is part of the Gammaproteobacteria bacterium genome and harbors:
- a CDS encoding ATP-binding protein gives rise to the protein MATAEQIKALLKSHADRDDQRFYSIALQVAAKEARQGHHKLANELKTLVENSQKTSKLGVAARSPTPLKKQPAGELKGLLDLTPASVRKNELVLSEDISTRLEQVLLEQRQKDKLSQFGLFPRRKLLFTGPPGTGKTMSAAALATELKLPLYTVVLDSLITRFMGETAAKLRLIFDHIKQTRAVYLFDEFDAIGTQRGAQNDVGEIRRVLNSFLLFVEQDASESIIVAATNHPELLDKALYRRFDDIIRFEKPGQEQIERLVENRLSMFDTGQLAWNEISAAANNLSSAEITRACEDAAKEAVLNHEAKITSSLLIRAIERRQTGKK
- a CDS encoding conjugal transfer protein TraG N-terminal domain-containing protein, whose product is MSVDSYLELFTSLFGWAFYGILWDVMVGTGIVYLPFLGILIDNWREPAQGGEVGHASGLSLRRMEIELFIALLVVVLAGQPAALTPLNAATLSYSPPPTLLNPTPTTATVAAPQSTYGTTGFTGSAATVNVPVWWYGVIALSSGLNHAIVEGLPTVADMRTFEQQAHLATIADPRLRQEVSDFFSQCYIPARSRYQAERPDTPAINGILATYGVDDPDWMGSHVYRDIPGYYDTLRPANQITGWVYNAARDTEYDPMAPPTWGKPYCKQWWEDAAIGLREKLISEADATSAGFSGLVVAIAPALAGERQNDAVAKTVLTNAPPSWSSNELVANNASGSGLFNTAGSIIKGGLATGGVITASALFSVTMTAVLQSLPMVQSIMLLGIYALLPLVVVLSRYSIAMMVVAGMAIFTIKFWTVLWYLAMWVDQNLILSMYPDVNVFLQIFSNPGEHDAKRMLLNMITTSLYLGLPLLWSGMMAWAGVNVGRSLDNAANPLRAPVHESGKQGGAVGKGIVSKGIKR
- a CDS encoding integrating conjugative element protein is translated as MSEKLSVRTLLLFGVMSVCQVVHAAQGPTEDSLWYYEIGGAEPVSVPANPSVVSVTLGGSAQLGLGYSCGKFDPVAAVTHTLNDIGAGVDNMMNAMTAAATSAIAALPALILQRANPGLYDLFQNALIKAEETMQLATKSCEVMETEIAQGKNPYADLITLSKGNDWKVQMGIGGNDAVTAKESVESSNGDNGVPWIGGQAGGSGQPVLEFTGDIVEAGYNINMNRALTDTTPVPVASATRLSEIWPSPADARDWTVDVVGENIVTTCDTCRKDSIPGTGLLPKLYQESATVTTEIQNLVSGATPPTLDNLEQITAPGVAITRQVIEAIREMPVSEQSLIMGRLVSEISTARTVEKALFARRLLLSGRQVPEVYATEVAREHADNSIAELDKEIENLLFETRVRKEVVSDTVTTLLERAAARRQSSLTVPEVPTLDPNPLRDGRVQ
- a CDS encoding TIGR03756 family integrating conjugative element protein encodes the protein MIAALTRGWLSLLLWMPLIGHAGSITTPEIIVQTTQAALSCMRWTPVGICFWLRCTLSGCSVRTSIKVGHYQPDAVVSAYNELGGNPWVEIRNTLGMAQRTAANGLLGSLLAVPIDSAGNRTEGGQGNKDHRNLIFRETDVIGHPVSSLSSIIASTGSLCNAQATPFFPYFQSGLDALSWRMEIPEMFYPASLIPGLREIGSWPMQTWGGVYPRTGWTTQAEEPKAAAINAQRAGDIVTRQGQPHIYVPITGGSSSGQRVWPPGPLVEGDPDTGVWQMLLPRAESTCKVFGTNDLASLTGWGGGRVDPHGDYAWNLWRPYSCCQGRGIFLFNVDWINYPP
- a CDS encoding TIGR03757 family integrating conjugative element protein, whose protein sequence is MPSRVGRLSVNVVKAQCIISLLLTGTLCAPVQAGERTLLKEPTIEVFTDSRRQVVSGNDNTTVFVIDRINRLQQELSDDLPADSESAKKLVLKRYQRMDLQLSTELENAANGLVQARQYGIDRYPAIVFDGQAVVYGLTDINAATRLYQRWLAESAER